One part of the Quercus lobata isolate SW786 chromosome 7, ValleyOak3.0 Primary Assembly, whole genome shotgun sequence genome encodes these proteins:
- the LOC115951199 gene encoding trihelix transcription factor PTL: MEMEDQYNIADLRQLMNGPRSHFPAIPEPQDLFSAHQHRSLTPTSQQHYDMLMLNRHHHQHQQVPPELLPRGLHDFRADSTSTQAAITTVAATNTATSTPSLSGLDADTGCLGGDAGTGRWPRQETLTLLEIRSRLDPKFKEANQKGPLWDEVSRIMSEEHGYQRSGKKCREKFENLYKYYKKTKEGKAGRQDGKHYRFFRQLEALYGETSNTNSVPESHFAGHGLRFHTIGQNITQANQDGFQSQKHCDSLSLSNSSEYGTSSSDDNDLSTAAAMVENDSGEKRRKRRGRSWKGKIKDFIDSQMRNLIEKQEAWLEKLMNTLEQKEQERMLKEEEWRKEEAARIEREHKFWAKERSWIEARDAALMEALQKLTGSEVKASSSEALMAAEIQNQSENQNEDGSEILNNNGKGESWPESEIMRLMQFRNGMELRFRQSVCSEEALWEEIAGKMACLGYDRSALMYKDKWERINNCQRRSKEGYKKRKENSRSCGYFQNNESSLYNQGGAYCEMNEQEPETVRLQGNNDGSSPSNSNAGNSVHESCFPFLMADGENLWENYGLKLNKGNHNQ, translated from the exons ATGGAAATGGAAGATCAGTATAACATAGCCGATCTAAGGCAACTCATGAATGGTCCTAGGTCTCATTTCCCAGCTATCCCTGAACCCCAAGACCTTTTCTCTGCTCACCAACACCGAAGCCTCACACCCACTTCTCAACAACACTACGATATGCTGATGTTgaatcgtcatcatcatcaacatcaacaagTACCTCCGGAGCTTTTGCCTCGTGGCCTCCACGACTTTCGTGCTGATTCTACTTCTACTCAAGCTGCCATTACAACTGTCGCCGCTACTAATACTGCTACTTCAACTCCATCGCTCAGTGGGTTAGACGCTGATACTGGTTGCTTAGGAGGCGACGCCGGCACCGGAAGATGGCCTAGACAAGAGACTCTAACTCTTCTTGAGATCAGATCTCGACTTGATCCTAAGTTCAAAGAGGCTAATCAAAAGGGTCCCTTATGGGATGAAGTTTCTAG gatCATGTCTGAAGAACATGGATACCAAAGAAGCGGGAAGAAATGCCGAGAGAAGTTTGAAAACTTGTACAAATAttacaagaaaacaaaggaaGGCAAGGCTGGAAGACAAGATGGTAAGCACTACAGGTTCTTTCGACAACTCGAAGCTCTCTATGGAGAAACCAGCAATACAAACTCAGTCCCAGAAAGCCATTTTGCGGGACACGGTCTTCGATTTCATACCATAGGCCAGAATATCACTCAAGCAAATCAAGATGGCTTTCAATCTCAAAAGCATTGTGATAGTCTTAGCCTATCTAATTCCTCTGAGTATGGTACTTCTTCCTCCGATGATAATGATCTCAGCACCGCGGCGGCGATGGTGGAGAATGACTCGGGGGAGAagaggaggaaaagaagaggaagaagctgGAAGGGAAAGATAAAGGACTTCATTGATTCCCAAATGAGAAATTTGATAGAGAAACAAGAGGCATGGTTGGAGAAGCTGATGAATACCCTTGAACAGAAAGAACAAGAGAGGAtgttaaaagaagaagaatggaggAAAGAAGAGGCAGCGAGGATAGAAAGGGAGCACAAGTTTTGGGCTAAAGAGAGATCTTGGATTGAAGCTAGAGATGCAGCTTTGATGGAGGCATTGCAGAAGCTAACAGGAAGTGAAGTAAAAGCTTCATCTTCTGAGGCTCTAATGGCTgctgaaattcaaaaccaaagtgAAAACCAGAATGAGGATGGAAGtgaaatactaaataataatggGAAAGGTGAAAGCTGGCCTGAGTCTGAGATTATGAGGCTAATGCAATtcaggaatggaatggaattaaggtTCAGGCAAAGTGTATGTTCAGAAGAGGCTTTGTGGGAAGAAATAGCAGGAAAGATGGCTTGTTTGGGATATGATAGGAGTGCTTTAATGTACAAAGACAAATGGGAACGCATTAATAATTGTCAGAGAAGAAGCAAGGAAGGTTACAAGAAGCGCAAAGAGAATTCAAGAAGCTGTGGCTACTTTCAGAATAATGAGTCTTCCCTATACAATCAAGGTGGGGCTTATTGTGAAATGAATGAACAAGAGCCAGAGACTGTGAGACTACAAGGAAATAATGATGGTTCTTCCCCTTCTAATTCCAATGCTGGGAATTCTGTGCATGAGAGTTGCTTTCCCTTCTTGATGGCTGATGGGGAAAACTTGTGGGAAAATTATGGTTTGAAACTCAACAAAGGCAATCACAACCagtaa